TGGGAATCTTCGCGACCGCCGTGAAGCAGTTGTGCAGCACGACAGAGTGCGCGGACATCTCCGCGTAGCTCATGTCGGCCATCTCCTTGACGTCCGCCCCGGCGGCGAAGACCCGCTCGCCGCCGTAGATCACCACGGCGGCCACGGCCGGGTCGGCGGTCACCTCGGCGGCCGCGTCGCGGATCTCGCTCTGGACCTGGATATTGAGCGCGTTCATCTTGGGTCGGTCCAGGCGGATCGTCGCCACTCCGCCGGAGGTCTCCACACGCACGAACTCGCCCATTGCAGCTCCTTCGCCCAACCGGGTACACAACCGTCCTGCCGCGAACGCTACCGGTCGGGCTTCGGGAATGATGGGCCGCGATGTCCGCCGTATCGCACCCGCCCGGGCCCGGGTCGTCCCGTCCCCTGGGCGCGACGCACGACGCCCAGGCCGGGGGCACCAACTTCGCCATCCGCTCGGGCCCGGCCGAGTCGGTGTGGCTCTGCCTGTTCGACGACGCCGGCGCCGAGAACGGTCGGGTCGAGCTGACCCAGCGCGAGGCGGACGTCTGGTACGGCTTCGTGCCCGACGCCCGACCGGGCGACCGCTACGGCTTCCGGGTCGCCGGACCCTGGGACCCGGCCCGCGGCCACCGGTTCAACCCGGCCAAGGTGCTGCTCGACCCGTACGCCCGGGCGATCGACGGCGACTGGCACGGCGACCCGAGCACGTTCGGCCACATCCACGGCGGCAGCGACGCGGTGATCGACGCCCGCGACTCGGCCGGGCACGTACCGCTGTCGGTGATCGTGGGATCGACCCCGGTCCCGGCCGGCCCGCCGGTGGAGCGGCCGTGGGCGGACTGCATCGTCTACGAACTGCACGTGCGCGGTTTCACCCGTGCCCACCCCGACGTCCCCGAGCACTTGCGTGGCACGTATGCCGGGCTGGGTCACCCGGCCGTCACCGAGTACCTGGCCGACCTCGGCGTGAGCACCGTCGAACTTCTGCCCGTGCATCAGTTCGTCTCCGAGGAGCACCTGCTCAAGCGGGGCCTGCGGAACTACTGGGGGTACAACAGCATCGGGTTCTTCGCCCCACACGCCGCCTACTCGGCCTCCGGCAGCCGCGGCGGCCAGGTCACCGAGTTCCAGGAGATGGTGCGCTCACTGCACGCCGCCGGGCTCGAGGTGATCCTCGACGTCGTCTACAACCACACCGCCGAGGGCGACCTGACCGGTCCGACGCTGTGTTTCCGTGGCCTGGACGACGCAGCTTGGTACCGGCAGACCTCGGCCGCGGTCTACGAGGACACCACCGGGTGCGGGAACACCGTGGACGTCCGGAACCCGCACGCGGTCGGCCTGATCGCCGACTCGCTGCGGTACTGGGTCACCGAGATGGGCGTCGACGGTTTCCGGTTCGACCTGGCGCCCGCACTGCTGCGCGACGGCGACTGCCCGGACCCGCGCTCCCGCCTGCTCACCGTGCTCGAGCAGGACCCGGTGCTGTCCGGGGTCCGGTTGATCTCCGAGCCGTGGGACCTCGGCCCGAGCGGGTACATGCTCGGTCGCTTCCCGCCGCCGTGGGCGGAGTGGAACGACCGGTTCCGCGGCGAGGTCCGGGACTTCTGGCGGCGCGCCGGCCACGGCGTGGTCGACCTGGCCTCGCGCCTGGCCGGGTCCTCCGACCAGTTCAATCACGACGGGCGGCGGCCGGAGGCCTCGGTCAACTTCGTCACCGCGCACGACGGGTTCACCCTGCGCGACCTGGTGACCTACTCGGCCAAGCGCAACGAGGCCAACGGCGAGGCGAACCGCGACGGCACCGACGACAACCGCTCGTGGAACTGCGGAATCGAGGGCGAGACCGACGACCCGGGTGTGTCCGCTCTGAGGGACCGTCAGATCCGGAACCTGCTGCTGACCCTGGTGCTCTCCACCGGGGTGCCGATGCTGGTTGCCGGGGATGAGCGGGGCCGCACCCAGGGCGGCAACAACAACGGGTACTGCCTCGACGACGCCACTACGTGGGTGGACTGGACCTCGGGCAAAACCGCGGAGCGGCTGACCAGGTTCACCCGCGACCTGCTCAGGCTGCGCTCGGCCCACCCGGTGTTGCGATCCCGCAACTTCTTCACCGGCGACTGCTTGGACAGCGACGGCCGCCCCGACGTGGAGTGGTTCCTGCCGTCCGGGGGCCCGCTGAGCCCGCCGGACTGGGGCAACGGCGAACTTCGCACGCTGGGCATGCTGCTGAACGGCGACGCGGTGACCCGCTGCGGAAGCGACGGTGAGCAACTGCGCGACGACAGTTTCCTGCTCCTGCTGCACGCGGGGGCCGAACCGGTGACCTTCGTGCTGCCGAAGCTGAACCAGCCGACGGACTACCTCCCGGTGCTGTCGACCAGCGACGAGTCCGGCCGCCGGGTCCGCCGGCCGCAACTGCGCGGCGGGGACACGCTGGCGATGCTGCCGAATTCGGCCGAGGTGCTTCGGATCGCCTTCCACCACGTCCGACCAGACCGGTTGGCCGGCAGTTCATCGACACTTGGGGTTGATGCCGCCAGGCCGTAGCAAGATGCGGCAAGGCTCCGGGTGTAAGGACACCGACGCCGGAGGACGACCATGACCACCGCCACCATCGAAGCCCCCGTCGACGCGCGCCGCACCCCGGGTCAGCGCAGCACCAACGCCCGGACGACCACGCCGACGTCGTCGCTCGCCGATGCCCGCATCCACGCCGAGACGGCCGTGACCGAGATCGCCTCGTCGCTCGGCCACACTGCCCGCACCTTCGTCCCGACCGCCGTACTGCGGCCGAGCGAGACGGTCAACCAGGCGTTCGACCTCGCCGAGCAGTGCCTCGCCATCGCCCGCCGCATGTGCGTCGAGGTCGCCCTCGTCGTCGAGGGCGGCATCGAGGGCCTCGAGCGCCGCGCGGCCTGACACCCACCCGGCACACCCCACCCGACTCCCCACTCGCGGAAACCGCCGCGAGACGGGCCAAGAAACTGCGCGGCTCGCGGAAACCGCCGCGAGACGGACAGGAAGACCTGCGCCGGCCGGGTCCACGAGACCCGGCCGGCGCAGGCTTGTCCGTCGGCTGACCTCCGGCCCGGGCCGGGCCTGCTCAGCGGAAGGCGTAGCTCTCGGTCATCGCGCCGGGGGCCGGCGGCACCGCGACCAGGCCGAGCTCGGCCGGGCCGGCCAGCAGTCGGTGGGTCGGCAGCACGCGCACGGTGTAGCCGAACGGCCCGCTGCGGTCCAAGGAGAACGTGCCCTCGTAACGCAGCCGGCCGCCCTCGTACTCCTTGCCCACGGCCAGCGCCAACCGGCTGGTCTGGGTCAACTGGTCGGCCTCGTCGACCCGGCCGTGCACCAACTGCACCTCGACGTCCTCCGGCGCCAGTTCGCCCAGCGCGACGAAGGCCCGCACGGTCATCCGCTCGCCGACCGAGGCGCCGTCGGAGCCCCCGGCCGCCTCGACGTGCTCGACGCGGACCCCACCCCATGCCGCACGGACCTTGGCCTTCCACGTCGCCAGCTCACGGGCCGCGGCGAGCTTGTCCTCGGCGAGCTCGCGGGAGGACCGAGCCGACGGCGCGTAGAGCTCGTTCACGTAGTCGGAGACCATGCGGGTCGCCATGACCTTCGGGCCGAGCGACTTCATCGTGTGCCGGACCATCTCGATCCAGCGCGCGGGCAGGCCTGCGTCGTCGCGCTCGTAGAAACGCGGCGCGACCGCGGTCTCGATCAGGTCGTACAGCGCGTTCGACTCGAGGTCGTCGCGGTGCTCCGGGTCGTCCACACCGGTGGCCGAGGGGATGGCCCAACCGTTCTCCCCGTCGTACCACTCGTCCCACCAGCCGTCGAGCACCGAAAGGTTCAGGCAGCCGTTGAGGGCGGCCTTCATCCCCGAGGTGCCGCAGGCCTCCAGCGGGCGCAGCGGGTTGTTCAGCCAGACATCGCAGCCGGGGATCATCTCCGCGGCCAAGGCGATGTCGTAGTCACTCAGGAACACGAGCCGGTTGCGTACCGCAGGGTCGTCGGAGAACCGGACGAGCTCCTGGATCAGGCGCTTGCCGCCGTCGTCGGCCGGGTGGGCCTTACCGGCCACCACGATCTGGACCGGGCGCTCCGGGTGGTTGAGCAGCGCGGCCAGCCGGGCCGGGTCGCGCAGC
This region of Sporichthyaceae bacterium genomic DNA includes:
- the glgX gene encoding glycogen debranching protein GlgX; the protein is MSAVSHPPGPGSSRPLGATHDAQAGGTNFAIRSGPAESVWLCLFDDAGAENGRVELTQREADVWYGFVPDARPGDRYGFRVAGPWDPARGHRFNPAKVLLDPYARAIDGDWHGDPSTFGHIHGGSDAVIDARDSAGHVPLSVIVGSTPVPAGPPVERPWADCIVYELHVRGFTRAHPDVPEHLRGTYAGLGHPAVTEYLADLGVSTVELLPVHQFVSEEHLLKRGLRNYWGYNSIGFFAPHAAYSASGSRGGQVTEFQEMVRSLHAAGLEVILDVVYNHTAEGDLTGPTLCFRGLDDAAWYRQTSAAVYEDTTGCGNTVDVRNPHAVGLIADSLRYWVTEMGVDGFRFDLAPALLRDGDCPDPRSRLLTVLEQDPVLSGVRLISEPWDLGPSGYMLGRFPPPWAEWNDRFRGEVRDFWRRAGHGVVDLASRLAGSSDQFNHDGRRPEASVNFVTAHDGFTLRDLVTYSAKRNEANGEANRDGTDDNRSWNCGIEGETDDPGVSALRDRQIRNLLLTLVLSTGVPMLVAGDERGRTQGGNNNGYCLDDATTWVDWTSGKTAERLTRFTRDLLRLRSAHPVLRSRNFFTGDCLDSDGRPDVEWFLPSGGPLSPPDWGNGELRTLGMLLNGDAVTRCGSDGEQLRDDSFLLLLHAGAEPVTFVLPKLNQPTDYLPVLSTSDESGRRVRRPQLRGGDTLAMLPNSAEVLRIAFHHVRPDRLAGSSSTLGVDAARP